CAGGCGGCTATATGATGTCCGGTGGCCATGAGGAAGGCGCCGAGATTGAGTTGGCGGGTGGATTGGCTCATGAAATTTCCTTGCCGTAGATTTGAACGAAATGGTAGGGCGCCCAGTGGCGTGGGCGGAAACACTTGAAGAAAGCTCAAAGCTCTTTGCGCAACTGCACGCCGAAGTAGCGCTCGTCGTCGCGTGGCACGAAGCGGTAGATGTAGTTGCCGCCGGAGGCCATCGACTGGGCGTAGGACTTGTCGTTCAGGTTCTTGCCTAGAAAGGCCACGCGCCAGCCGTCGTTGTAATCGGCCAGGGCAACGCTGGCGTTCCAGATGCCATAGGCGCCCTGCTTGGTGTCCGGGTTCTGGTCGAGGGTGAACTGCACCTCGTCCTGCCAGCTGAAGTCGCTGCTCAGCTCGATGTCCAGCCCGTTGCTCAGCGGGATCGTGTAGTCGGCGCGCACATAGCTCTTCCAGTCCGGCGTGAAGGGCAGCGGCTTGCCGTCCACGTCGCAATTGGCGGCTGCGCCCGGCGGGCACTGGAAGCTGTCGATGCGTGCTTCCGTATAGGCCAGGGCGCCGGACAGCCGGAACTGGTGGGTGGCCTGGAAGCTGTAGTCCAACTCGACACCGCGGGTATAGACGCTGCCGGCATTGACCAGACGAGTCACCACCTGGCCAGCTACGGTGTCATAGAAGTTCGCCTGGTAGTTATCGTAATCGGTATGGAAGACCGCCAGGTTGGCGGTCAGGCGGTTATTCAGTGCCGTGGCCTTCAGGCCGATTTCGTAGGCATCGGAGGTTTCCGGCTTGAGGGATTCGGTGTCGCGCGGCTGCATGTTGAAGAACACGTTGTAGGCCGGCCCCTTGTAGCCTCGCGAGTAGGTTGCGTAGCCCATCAGGTGGTCGGTGAAGTCGTACTGCACGCCGATGCGCCCGCTCCACTCGTCTTCGTCCACCGAGCCAGAGCTGGCGGTCGAGGGCTGGATGCCGGTGACCGCGACAGGCGAGGTGGAGACTCGGCGGTGGGTGTACTCCAAGTCGTCCTGGGTCCAGCGCAGGCCGAAGATGCCCCGGAAATTCTCGGTGAAATTGAAGGTGTTCTCGCCGAACAGGGCGAAGCTGTCGCTGGTCACGTCGTAGTCGGCACGGCCCTGATTGGCCACTCCGTCGTTCACCGACAGACGCTGGTAGGTCTCTTCGGTGCGGCCATGCATGTAGTAGACGCCCAGCACGTATTCGAGAAATCCGCCCTTCGGTGAGGTCAGGCGAAACTCCTGGGAGTATTGGTCGTAGTCCACTTCGCCCTTGTCGTGGGAGGCGGTCAGCGGCAGGGCCGCGAGGCGGTCTCCGTCCTGGAGCTGGGTATTGTCCCAGCGGCGCCAGGCCGTGATGGAGGTCAGGGTGAACTCGCCTAGCTGCCATTCGGCCTGTCCGGAGATGCCGGCGTTGGTGTCCTCGACGCGGCTTTTGTAGTCGCTGGCGATGTCTTGGTTGTGTCGGCTCGGCGATACCGGCTTGAGCGAGTTGGCGAAGGCGGCGTTGCTGGTCGAGACGACCACCCCATTGGGGATGTCGTCGTCGCTGCGCGAGTAGTCGCCGATCAGGATGAACTTGAAGTTTTCGCTTGGCTCGAATTCCAGTTTGCCGCGCAGGCCCGTGCGGTCGTAGCCATTGACGTCATCGTTATTGGCAGCGTTCTCCACGTTGCCGTCGTATTTGCCGAGCAAGCCGCTCAGCGAGCCCTTGAGGCTGTCGGTCAAACGGCCGCCGACGCCGAAGCGCACGCGGTTCTCGTTGCCGTTGCCGAAGTGCGAGTAGTCGACGTAGCCCTGGAGGTGTTCCGGTGCTGCCCGGGAGACGATATTGAGCACGCCGGCCGAGGCGTTCTTGCCGAACAAGGTACCCTGCGGTCCGCGCAGCACCTCGATGCGTTCCAGGTCGACCAAATCCAGGGTCGACTGGCCGGGCCGGCCGAACACCACGCCGTCGATCACGGTGGCCACAGTCGGCTCGATGCCCGGCGAAGTAGAGATAGTGCCCACACCGCGGATGAACAGCGAAGTGTCCTTGTTCGAGGCGCCAGTGCGGAAATTCAGTGTCGGCACCTGTTGGACGATACTGGCGACACTGTTGCGGTTGTCGCGCTCCAACTGCTCCCCGTCGATCACCGAAACAGCTACGGGAATCTCCTGTAGGGAGGCCTCGCGGCGGGTGGCCGTAACGGTGATGGCCTGGAGAGTCTGCTCGCTGTCGGCGCTCGATGCTGTGGTTTCGGTTGCCGCTGCGTCCGGCTCCGCCCAAGCGGGGCCTCCCAGGCAGGACAGCAGGACTGCCAATACCAGAGGGTCGCGATAATTTGCAAAGTGCTGTCTGCCGCTGGGTGCGGCGCCGATGTGATGAGTAATTTCTTTCATGCTCTTGCTCTGCCCCGCTGGACCAGATGCGGTCTGCTCGGCTACTGGGTCTGAACGAAGCGCCTGTTCTGGTCCCGTGTGTGCGAGTGGCAGA
This genomic interval from Azotobacter salinestris contains the following:
- a CDS encoding TonB-dependent receptor, producing the protein MKEITHHIGAAPSGRQHFANYRDPLVLAVLLSCLGGPAWAEPDAAATETTASSADSEQTLQAITVTATRREASLQEIPVAVSVIDGEQLERDNRNSVASIVQQVPTLNFRTGASNKDTSLFIRGVGTISTSPGIEPTVATVIDGVVFGRPGQSTLDLVDLERIEVLRGPQGTLFGKNASAGVLNIVSRAAPEHLQGYVDYSHFGNGNENRVRFGVGGRLTDSLKGSLSGLLGKYDGNVENAANNDDVNGYDRTGLRGKLEFEPSENFKFILIGDYSRSDDDIPNGVVVSTSNAAFANSLKPVSPSRHNQDIASDYKSRVEDTNAGISGQAEWQLGEFTLTSITAWRRWDNTQLQDGDRLAALPLTASHDKGEVDYDQYSQEFRLTSPKGGFLEYVLGVYYMHGRTEETYQRLSVNDGVANQGRADYDVTSDSFALFGENTFNFTENFRGIFGLRWTQDDLEYTHRRVSTSPVAVTGIQPSTASSGSVDEDEWSGRIGVQYDFTDHLMGYATYSRGYKGPAYNVFFNMQPRDTESLKPETSDAYEIGLKATALNNRLTANLAVFHTDYDNYQANFYDTVAGQVVTRLVNAGSVYTRGVELDYSFQATHQFRLSGALAYTEARIDSFQCPPGAAANCDVDGKPLPFTPDWKSYVRADYTIPLSNGLDIELSSDFSWQDEVQFTLDQNPDTKQGAYGIWNASVALADYNDGWRVAFLGKNLNDKSYAQSMASGGNYIYRFVPRDDERYFGVQLRKEL